A genomic window from Chitinophaga pollutisoli includes:
- a CDS encoding SusD/RagB family nutrient-binding outer membrane lipoprotein, producing the protein MKRTQHTIVRGMLVAGMAVALAFAGCTKNFEDLNKNPFGVSEEELKWDYQYIGEPFKQIQRSIYVSNPTWVFQIQQNLMGDLFAGYMTPPNPFGNLNNNNNTYNLQDGWNVALWGCAYGSYTSSSENSVMPVCKYLAELTEKESPHFYAWMKVLKVLTMHRIADVYGPIIYTKYGQLNADGSVDYDSQKDAYYAFFADLDQAITILTKYMDDGAAPAFTKFDLSPYAGDYKKWLQLANSLRLRLAIRISKVDPQKAKLEGEAALKHKAGLLEVHTDNLTIDIAPMEHPMSSISEGWQDARMAAPMESILVGLNDPRLTKYFKASVDYPGQFKGIRQGVDMPEKGRYVNFSRLNNDGDLFASKRVQLMTAAEVWFLRAEAAVRNWDGAGTAQANYEKGIEVSFTQHGTSGSFATYRDDAVSKPAPYTDPKNAANNIAAGNPNLSTITVKWDDAASDARKLERIITQKWIAVFPDGQEAWAEFRRTGYPKLFPVMINNSGGKISTTDFVRRVNFVQTEYETNPKGVQQATTLLGGPDNGGTRLWWDKP; encoded by the coding sequence ATGAAACGCACTCAACATACAATCGTCCGCGGGATGCTGGTGGCAGGAATGGCGGTGGCGCTGGCCTTCGCCGGATGCACCAAGAATTTCGAGGACCTTAATAAAAATCCTTTCGGTGTTTCGGAAGAAGAACTGAAATGGGATTACCAGTATATCGGCGAACCCTTCAAACAAATCCAGCGCAGCATCTACGTTTCCAACCCTACCTGGGTTTTCCAGATACAGCAAAACCTGATGGGCGACCTGTTTGCCGGGTACATGACCCCGCCGAACCCCTTCGGCAACCTGAATAACAACAACAACACGTACAACCTGCAGGACGGCTGGAACGTTGCCCTGTGGGGATGCGCATATGGTTCCTACACCTCTTCTTCCGAAAACTCGGTGATGCCCGTTTGTAAATACCTGGCGGAACTGACGGAGAAGGAAAGCCCCCATTTCTACGCCTGGATGAAAGTCCTGAAAGTGCTCACCATGCACAGGATCGCCGATGTGTACGGGCCGATCATCTACACGAAATACGGGCAGCTGAACGCCGACGGAAGCGTGGATTACGATTCCCAGAAAGATGCGTACTACGCGTTTTTCGCCGACCTTGACCAGGCCATTACCATCCTCACGAAATACATGGACGACGGCGCCGCGCCCGCCTTTACCAAGTTCGATCTCAGTCCGTATGCAGGTGATTACAAAAAATGGCTGCAATTGGCCAATTCTCTGCGGTTGCGCCTGGCGATCCGTATCAGCAAGGTGGACCCGCAAAAGGCGAAGCTGGAAGGCGAGGCCGCGCTGAAACACAAAGCCGGGCTCCTGGAAGTGCATACCGACAATCTCACGATCGACATCGCGCCCATGGAGCACCCCATGAGCAGCATTTCAGAAGGCTGGCAGGACGCGCGCATGGCCGCGCCGATGGAATCCATCCTCGTGGGGCTCAATGATCCCCGGCTCACCAAATACTTCAAAGCGTCTGTAGACTATCCAGGCCAGTTCAAAGGCATCCGCCAGGGCGTGGATATGCCGGAGAAGGGCCGGTACGTGAATTTCTCGCGCCTCAACAACGACGGCGACCTGTTTGCCAGCAAACGCGTGCAGCTGATGACCGCTGCGGAAGTATGGTTCCTCCGCGCCGAAGCCGCGGTGAGGAATTGGGATGGCGCCGGAACGGCACAGGCGAATTATGAGAAGGGGATCGAAGTGTCGTTCACGCAACATGGTACCAGCGGCAGTTTTGCCACTTACCGCGATGATGCCGTGAGCAAACCAGCGCCTTATACCGACCCGAAGAATGCGGCCAACAACATCGCGGCGGGCAACCCGAACCTCAGCACCATCACGGTGAAGTGGGACGATGCGGCCTCCGATGCGCGGAAGCTGGAAAGGATCATCACGCAGAAATGGATCGCCGTATTCCCCGACGGGCAGGAAGCCTGGGCGGAGTTCCGCCGCACGGGGTATCCGAAATTGTTCCCGGTGATGATCAATAACAGCGGCGGAAAGATTTCCACGACGGACTTCGTGCGCCGGGTGAATTTCGTGCAAACGGAGTATGAAACGAACCCGAAAGGCGTACAGCAGGCAACAACTTTACTAGGTGGCCCCGACAACGGTGGCACCCGCCTCTGGTGGGACAAGCCATAG
- a CDS encoding LacI family DNA-binding transcriptional regulator, with the protein MKGISIKDIAKQAGVSPTTVSFVLNGKGREKRISEQVSKKILKLAAKLKYKPNQLARGLRTGKTKTIGLIVEDIANHFFANVAKIVEEEADKFGYKVLYGSTEDNLTKARGLLEVLEYRQVDGYIITPTPNLDKEIEILKNSRKPMVLMDRYLPQIPTNYVMVNNFQGAYDAAEYLLGLGYRKIAYVTTTSEQIQMKERMNGFTAAMKAHGAAFPRKMVKKIPFSISKDEAVSQIMDFMKSIPGLDAIFFATNYLGVFGIESIKDLGWKIGEDVALISFDDHDLFRLHTPGITCVSQPIHEIAQNLVQVLMNELNQHQHQINQVVLPATLVKRESCRKRSKTTVA; encoded by the coding sequence ATGAAGGGGATTTCCATAAAAGATATCGCCAAACAGGCAGGCGTATCGCCAACTACCGTGTCGTTCGTGCTGAACGGCAAAGGCCGGGAGAAGAGGATCAGCGAGCAGGTGAGTAAGAAAATCCTTAAACTGGCTGCTAAACTGAAATATAAGCCCAACCAGCTCGCAAGAGGGTTGAGGACGGGCAAAACCAAGACCATCGGGCTTATCGTGGAAGATATCGCCAACCACTTCTTCGCCAACGTTGCTAAAATAGTGGAGGAAGAAGCGGACAAGTTCGGGTACAAGGTTTTGTACGGCAGCACGGAAGACAACCTCACCAAGGCCCGCGGGCTCCTGGAAGTGCTCGAATACCGGCAGGTAGACGGGTATATCATCACGCCCACGCCGAACCTCGACAAAGAGATCGAGATACTGAAGAACAGCCGGAAGCCCATGGTGCTGATGGATCGTTATCTTCCCCAGATTCCCACCAATTACGTGATGGTGAACAATTTCCAGGGTGCTTACGACGCGGCGGAGTATCTTCTTGGCCTCGGCTACCGCAAGATCGCGTATGTGACTACTACATCAGAGCAGATCCAGATGAAGGAGCGCATGAATGGTTTTACGGCGGCGATGAAGGCACATGGCGCCGCCTTCCCCCGGAAAATGGTGAAGAAAATTCCTTTTTCCATCAGTAAAGACGAAGCGGTGAGCCAGATCATGGACTTCATGAAAAGCATTCCCGGCCTCGACGCCATCTTTTTCGCGACCAACTATCTCGGCGTGTTCGGGATCGAATCGATCAAAGATCTGGGTTGGAAGATAGGGGAGGATGTGGCACTCATCAGTTTCGATGATCACGATCTTTTCCGCCTGCATACGCCTGGCATCACCTGTGTGTCGCAGCCGATCCATGAAATCGCGCAGAACCTCGTGCAGGTATTAATGAATGAGCTGAACCAGCATCAGCACCAGATCAACCAGGTGGTGCTGCCGGCCACGCTTGTGAAGCGGGAAAGCTGCCGCAAACGTTCCAAAACTACAGTGGCATAA
- a CDS encoding AraC family transcriptional regulator yields the protein MKPILIKVGAFADNQITIIERCDPYFNTPFHFHPECELVYVTESQGKRIVGDSIESFDVGDMVFLGPNIPHVWYNDEAYHRNDDSLKARSVVIYFPKDIFGDKFYGLPETKALTDLFHRAQRGMKIIGNTQEKLKDEILSLPRKEGLERIISLLEILKTLSETKDCYYLASTGYSHAYNVKDNHKIDEVFKYVMNNFSKEISLQDVASITNLSPQSFCRFFKNRTKKSFVQFLNEVRIGHACKRLTEEDWSIAEIAYSCGFKNLSNFNRFFKEIVGKTPKEYKNELRLKEAL from the coding sequence ATGAAACCCATTCTCATTAAAGTGGGGGCCTTTGCCGACAATCAGATCACCATCATCGAGCGGTGCGATCCCTATTTCAACACACCCTTCCACTTCCACCCGGAATGCGAGCTGGTGTATGTAACTGAAAGCCAGGGAAAACGCATCGTGGGCGACAGCATCGAAAGCTTCGACGTGGGCGATATGGTTTTCCTCGGACCGAACATACCGCATGTGTGGTATAACGACGAGGCATATCACCGCAACGACGATTCCCTCAAAGCCCGGTCAGTCGTGATCTATTTCCCCAAAGACATTTTCGGCGACAAATTCTACGGCCTTCCGGAAACCAAGGCCCTGACCGACCTGTTCCACCGTGCCCAGCGCGGCATGAAAATCATCGGCAACACGCAGGAAAAACTGAAAGACGAGATCCTCTCCCTCCCCCGCAAAGAAGGGCTCGAACGCATCATTTCCCTGCTGGAAATCCTCAAAACGCTGTCCGAAACCAAGGATTGCTATTACCTCGCGTCCACCGGCTATTCCCATGCCTACAACGTGAAAGACAATCACAAGATCGACGAGGTGTTCAAATACGTTATGAACAACTTCTCCAAAGAGATTTCCCTGCAGGACGTTGCCAGCATCACCAACCTTTCCCCGCAGTCGTTCTGCCGCTTTTTCAAGAACCGCACGAAAAAATCATTTGTACAGTTCCTGAACGAAGTCCGCATCGGCCACGCCTGCAAAAGGCTCACCGAAGAAGACTGGTCCATCGCTGAAATCGCGTACAGCTGCGGGTTCAAGAACCTGTCCAACTTCAACCGTTTCTTCAAGGAAATCGTGGGCAAAACACCGAAAGAATACAAAAACGAGCTTCGCCTGAAAGAAGCCCTCTAG
- a CDS encoding SusC/RagA family TonB-linked outer membrane protein yields MKKCLHLVLMAGLAMAIALAAPYTASARAESQEPKSISITIQVKNKNMEEVFTEIAAKTGLSFHYDKSDLNLRKKISLNCVKLPLEEVLNQLTEQTGLKFTRKNNKIIVNIDQAAAGASGSQVKPGEEATRADKEIRGKVKDANGNPLPGVTVVVKGTNKGTQTNGQGDFSLNANPGDILVFRFLGFTPQELSVGSGDVYDIVLQENTRSLNEVVVTALGVQRKSKELTYATQQLNNDDLSRVKDANVINSLAGKAAGVSVTRSASGLGGTARVIMRGNKSTRENQPLYVIDGVPMANYSPSQPANAFGQSNDMQSGPGRDGGDGISNINPDDIESINILKGASAAAQYGSQAANGVIVITTKRGRAGRMRIDYSSDYTIDKVMLLPELQFRYGQTIDDSGTPGAGSWGEKVNAPDHVKGFFNTGGTWTNGLSVSGGNEIAQSYFSYSNTNSKGIIPTSRFNRHTLNFRETLKLLKDRLTLDANVTFVKQDAHNRPVSGLYYNPLPSVYAMPRGLNFEEYKNEFEVMSLSRNMMTQNWWNINTDKNLVGEVEYPNPYWVLYRNPRDEARFRSMASLSVKYQLADWLAVQARGNFDRSYDKFELKAYASTDTRIAAKNGRYSLEREFNTQMYADLIFNYNKALTKDLKLSGIFGGSLTDYQLRDRTLNDVNIGNVDGLFSPNIFQLANIDPNSITVQQGLDRKQVQALFASANFGFRDYLFLDLTARNDWSSSFAYTPSMNSGYFYYSAGLTAVLSEMFKLPAAINFAKARLSYGKVGNDLPAYISRPATYNYRILGGLKQLSFNNKVPAPRTYLKPEDNRSFEAGLDVRLLEDRIGIDLTWYKNNNYQQYVEIPAPSGTGYSIYYLNLGNIRNTGVEAMLTLVPVKTRGITWTSNFNFSLNRNKVVKLSDPNLVQNTVIFRLTDPGSNMYASAVEEGGQWGDIYTQALVKRNEKGQIMLNDQNRIIDSTNGGILFAGSPNPDFLLGWNNKIDYKGFTLTFLIDGRFGGKVMSLTQAELDARGVSEASAKARDNGGVTLENAVGADGKPFTGKYDPEMYFSDIGGRNGNGDMYMYDATAIRLRELSLSYRIPLRTKGIRSLQVGLIGRNLFFLKREAPFDPETSAGGDNRLQGIDIFGLPATRSFGASVKIGF; encoded by the coding sequence ATGAAAAAATGCCTACACCTTGTGTTGATGGCAGGTCTTGCGATGGCCATCGCACTGGCGGCTCCTTACACCGCCAGTGCTCGTGCCGAGTCGCAGGAACCTAAAAGCATCAGTATCACCATCCAGGTCAAGAACAAAAACATGGAGGAGGTGTTTACTGAAATTGCCGCTAAGACAGGTCTCAGTTTCCATTACGACAAATCCGATCTGAACCTCCGGAAGAAGATCTCCCTCAACTGCGTAAAGTTGCCTTTGGAAGAGGTGCTCAACCAGCTGACGGAACAAACCGGACTGAAATTTACGAGAAAAAACAATAAGATTATTGTAAACATCGATCAGGCGGCAGCCGGCGCCTCCGGCTCCCAGGTGAAACCGGGCGAAGAAGCCACCCGGGCGGACAAGGAGATCCGCGGCAAGGTAAAGGACGCCAACGGTAACCCGCTGCCCGGGGTCACAGTTGTGGTTAAAGGCACCAACAAAGGTACCCAAACCAACGGCCAGGGCGATTTCTCCCTCAACGCCAATCCCGGTGATATTTTGGTTTTCCGCTTCCTGGGGTTTACCCCACAGGAATTATCCGTGGGCAGCGGTGATGTGTATGATATTGTTTTACAGGAAAATACGCGCTCCCTTAACGAAGTGGTGGTTACCGCCCTCGGTGTACAGCGCAAATCCAAAGAGCTCACCTACGCTACGCAACAGCTCAATAACGATGACCTCTCCCGTGTGAAGGACGCCAACGTGATCAACAGCCTCGCCGGTAAAGCGGCGGGCGTGTCTGTAACCCGTAGCGCTTCCGGCCTCGGCGGTACCGCCCGCGTGATCATGCGCGGCAACAAATCCACCCGCGAAAACCAGCCGCTGTACGTGATCGACGGTGTGCCCATGGCCAACTATTCCCCCTCCCAACCCGCCAATGCCTTCGGCCAGTCGAACGATATGCAGTCAGGCCCCGGGCGCGACGGGGGCGACGGTATCTCCAACATCAACCCCGACGATATCGAATCCATCAACATCCTCAAAGGCGCTTCCGCCGCCGCACAGTACGGCAGCCAGGCGGCCAATGGCGTGATCGTGATCACCACCAAACGCGGCCGCGCCGGCCGCATGCGGATCGATTATTCCTCGGATTACACCATCGATAAAGTGATGCTGCTGCCCGAACTGCAGTTCCGTTACGGCCAAACCATCGACGACAGCGGCACGCCCGGCGCCGGCAGCTGGGGCGAAAAAGTGAATGCGCCCGATCACGTGAAAGGGTTCTTCAATACAGGGGGCACCTGGACCAACGGCCTGTCCGTCAGCGGCGGCAACGAAATCGCGCAGTCGTATTTCTCCTATTCCAATACCAACAGCAAAGGCATCATCCCCACCAGCCGCTTCAACCGGCACACACTTAACTTCAGGGAAACGCTGAAGCTCCTGAAAGACCGTCTCACACTCGATGCAAACGTCACTTTCGTGAAGCAGGATGCGCACAACCGGCCGGTGAGCGGCTTGTATTACAACCCGCTTCCCAGCGTGTACGCCATGCCGCGCGGGCTGAACTTCGAAGAATATAAAAACGAATTCGAAGTGATGTCGCTTTCGCGGAACATGATGACGCAGAACTGGTGGAATATCAATACCGACAAGAATCTCGTGGGTGAAGTGGAATATCCCAATCCTTATTGGGTATTGTACCGCAACCCCAGAGACGAAGCGCGCTTCCGCAGCATGGCTTCGCTGTCGGTGAAGTACCAACTGGCCGACTGGCTGGCTGTCCAGGCGAGGGGGAACTTTGACCGCTCGTACGATAAATTCGAGCTGAAAGCTTATGCCAGTACGGATACCCGTATCGCCGCCAAAAACGGCCGGTATTCGTTGGAAAGGGAATTCAATACGCAGATGTACGCGGACCTGATCTTCAATTACAACAAAGCGTTGACGAAAGACCTGAAGCTGTCCGGAATTTTCGGCGGAAGCCTCACCGATTACCAACTGCGCGACCGCACGCTGAACGACGTTAACATCGGAAATGTCGATGGGTTATTTTCTCCGAATATTTTCCAGCTGGCCAACATCGATCCCAATTCCATTACGGTGCAGCAGGGGCTCGACCGCAAGCAGGTGCAGGCGTTGTTCGCCAGCGCGAACTTCGGTTTCAGGGATTATCTTTTCCTGGACCTTACGGCGCGCAACGACTGGTCGAGCAGCTTTGCCTACACGCCCAGCATGAACAGCGGTTATTTCTATTATTCCGCCGGCCTTACCGCCGTGTTGAGCGAGATGTTCAAGCTGCCTGCCGCGATCAATTTCGCGAAAGCGCGCTTGTCTTATGGGAAAGTAGGGAACGACCTGCCGGCGTATATCAGTCGTCCGGCCACGTACAACTACCGCATTTTGGGCGGGCTGAAGCAGTTGAGTTTCAATAACAAGGTACCGGCGCCGCGGACGTACCTGAAGCCTGAAGACAACCGTTCTTTCGAGGCGGGGCTGGATGTTCGTTTGCTGGAAGACCGCATCGGCATCGACCTTACCTGGTATAAGAACAATAACTACCAGCAATATGTGGAGATCCCGGCGCCTTCGGGAACCGGTTATTCCATCTATTACCTCAACCTCGGCAATATCCGCAACACGGGTGTTGAAGCGATGCTGACGCTGGTGCCGGTGAAAACCCGCGGTATAACCTGGACATCCAACTTCAACTTCTCCCTGAACCGCAACAAGGTCGTGAAGCTGTCTGATCCCAACCTGGTGCAAAACACGGTGATCTTCCGGTTGACCGATCCTGGTTCCAACATGTACGCTTCGGCGGTGGAAGAAGGCGGGCAATGGGGAGATATTTATACGCAGGCTTTGGTAAAACGGAATGAAAAAGGCCAGATCATGCTGAACGACCAGAACAGGATCATCGACTCTACCAACGGCGGTATCCTCTTCGCCGGATCACCCAATCCGGATTTTCTGCTCGGCTGGAACAACAAAATCGATTACAAGGGCTTTACCCTGACGTTCCTGATCGACGGCCGTTTCGGCGGCAAGGTGATGAGCCTGACGCAAGCTGAACTGGATGCCCGCGGCGTGAGCGAAGCCAGCGCCAAAGCGCGGGATAACGGCGGCGTAACATTGGAAAATGCAGTAGGGGCAGATGGGAAACCCTTTACCGGGAAGTATGATCCGGAGATGTATTTCTCGGATATCGGGGGCAGGAACGGCAACGGCGACATGTACATGTATGATGCCACGGCCATCCGGCTGCGGGAACTGTCGCTCAGCTACAGGATTCCTTTGCGCACAAAAGGCATCCGGTCGCTGCAGGTGGGCCTGATCGGCAGGAACCTGTTCTTCCTGAAGCGCGAAGCGCCGTTTGATCCGGAAACTTCCGCCGGCGGCGACAACCGCCTGCAGGGTATCGACATCTTCGGCCTGCCCGCCACCAGGAGCTTTGGCGCCAGTGTTAAAATCGGATTCTGA